The DNA window GTCTGGTCATATCGATCTTCAAGCTCCTTCCAGAGCTCCATCGAATTGTTAACATATTTTACACTGTCCAAAATTTCTTTGGACAGAGAATTGAGAATCCACGATGTAACCATGTCATCACAACGTTCCCAGTGCCGGAATTGGATGGAATTGATTTCAGGTTTCTTACATTCGCCATTAACAAAACCTAATTTGTTCTTTGCCGAGAGTGCTCGGAGTACACTCCGTCGCCATGATCCATAACCTCCTCCATCAAAAGGAATTGGAACGAGTGCTGCGCCAGGGTTATCTGAAGAATGCAAGTACAACGGATTGTTCGAACCAATCAAGCTGGGTCCACCTGCTGTAACATTAGTAGCAACAATTGATGTCGATTCATCGATCGCCATGAGAATCAAAAGGAGTAGAAGCTAGAAGAAAAGAAATCCAACAATGGCAACAACAAAGGCtagagaaaagagaaattaaTGCGAAGATGAAATTCCCCCATCGAATCTTCACCTACGCTCAGATACCATGTCAAATTTAGAACTCCACCATTGATACAAGCTCCATAGGAGCATCTTTCATAATGTGGATCAACTTAGAGAAAATGAAAACTGCTTCTTATTGAAGACGTCAGTGTGTATTTATATACAATCATATGGCTAAACAGACTAACCTACTCAACTAATTAGTTATGTAACAAACTAACAGAATCAACAATTAAAATGCTGACTCAGCATATAATTAGGATTAGGCAGTAGCTAAGATCTTAACAATCGGCTTCTGGGGATCAAAGTTTAACCACTCGAAAAACTTTGGTCCTAGAGTCGCAAGTTGATTTTGGGAAGCAATTAAATAGCAACACTGTTGATTATGTGAGACTTGGCATTATAGATATCGTAGAAAAAAGCATTAATAACGAAAGTGGAAAAAAAGGTTTTCTGCAGGTTGATTCTAAGATTGTTGATGATGTCCATTCATCAGGGAATAAAGTTGGAGCTACTGAAACATTGAAGaaaaatttgaatgaaaatCAACTTTCTTTGACTACAAATCCCACTCTAGTTCACATTGATGATGAGGGCCAAAATAATGCAGCTACAATCGTGGCGTCGACGATAGATGATGAGCAGCAACTAAATGGAACCAGAGGTGACGTGGGGCTTTTTGGAAAATCAGGACATCCTTTGGTAATTAACGTAACTGTTGAGTTGGCAATAGATCCCAAGAGTGCGAAGGTAGTGGCAGATGGAGTGAAGCGTGATGCTCGAGGTGTTGAAAGTGTTGAATGCTTGGTTGACAACATGTCCCAGCAGGTCAACAAtgccaataaaaaaattgaaagtgatGTTGAAACTAATTCAATCGCCTTAATGAATGCCAAGAGTATATGTAAAGGAGTGGAACTGATACATGAATCTAATTGGGTTGTGATGACGAAGAAAAAATCTCCAAGTATTGGAATTGGTTCGCCTACTCGTAACATAGTACAACCAGTTGTTGATAGTCAAACTATGAATTCAGGTGCTCGAGAAATTGTTCCAAAGGAGATCTTGTGTTTTAACACTTTTGATGCTCTTACGAATAATATTGTGCATGAGATCAATTCATCTCAATTTAACTCTACaaatgaattagttatttctAAGGAACAACAGGGTGCAACAAGTACTCCGAGGTGGGCAGATATAGCAGATAAAGAGGAAGAACAAGTCAATTCCCCTCCTATGCAAAAGAAATTGATCCCAACAGCCCCTGCTTTTGTGCctagttgtcacgacccgatttatcgagtcatgatggcacctactataacccaccagtaggtaagccaatcCGTAACCCGGAataacaagtaatgggtctgagggtagaaattaaacaagagtaggaaaataacaatataaacaggcggaagcaaaccaaaaacatatatacaaataaagatctctcccagaacctggaagtcactagtacagagctactacaaaatgagtacaagtcccaaaactggacaacatagactagactgtctcgaaaggaaaaagacaagtctatatatacagatggagactgaaatagtacaaaacgccgtgtgctcacccccgtctccggataagtctactccaagctcgatcaacactggctactagtgctcagacctgcatcacaaaatagatacAGAGCGTAGcctgagtaccaaaacaacaggtacccagtaggcatcataggccgactgagcaagataagcaaaagtgaactgaaatgccactaaagggtcacatcaagtgcaaagagtagtaaatggggggtatgtacacgagcgtacaggNNNNNNNNNNNNNNNNNNNNNNNNNNNNNNNNNNNNNNNNNNNNNNNNNNNNNNNNNNNNNNNNNNNNNNNNNNNNNNNNNNNNNNNNNNNNNNNNNNNNNNNNNNNNNNNNNNNNNNNNNNNNNNNNNNNNNNNNNNNNNNNNNNNNNNNNNNNNNNNNNNNNNNNNNNNNNNNNNNNNNNNNNNNNNNNNNNNNNNNNNNNNNNNNNNNNNNNNNNNNNNNNNNNNNNNNNNNNNNNNNNNNNNNNNNNNNNNNNNNNNNNNNNNNNNNNNNNNNNNNNNNNNNNNNNNNNNNNNNNNNNNNNNNNNNNNNNNNNNNNNNNNNNNNNNNNNNNNNNNNNNNNNNNNNNNNNNNNNNNNNNNNNNNNNNNNNNNNNNNNNNNNNNNNNNNNNNNNNNNNNNNNNNNNNNNNNNNNNNNNNNNNNNNNNNNNNNNNNNNNNNNNNNNNNNNNNNNNNNNNNNNNNNNNNNNNNNNNNNNNNNNNNNNNNNNNNNNNNNNNNNNNNNNNNNNNNNNNNNNNNNNNNNNNNNNNNNNNNNNNNNNNNNNNNNNNNNNNNNNNNNNNNNNNNNNNNNNNNNNNNNNNNNNNNNNNNNNNNNNNNNNNNNNNNNNNNNNNNNNNNNNNNNNNNNNNNNNNNNNNNNNNNNNNNNNNNNNNNNNNNNNNNNNNNNNNNNNNNNNNNNNNNNNNNNNNNNNNNNNNNNNNNNNNNNNNNNNNNNNNNNNNNNNNNNNNNNNNNNNNNNNNNNNNNNNNNNNNNNNNNNNNNNNNNNNNNNNNNNNNNNNNNNNNNNNNNNNNNNNNNNNNNNNNNNNNNNNNNNNNNNNNNNNNNNNNNNNNNNNNNNNNNNNNNNNNNNNNNNNNNNNNNNNNNNNNNNNNNNNNNNNNNNNNNNNNNNNNNNNNNNNNNNNNNNNNNNNNNNNNNNNNNNNNNNNNNNNNNNNNNNNNNNNNNNNNNNNNNNNNNNNNNNNNNNNNNNNNNNNNNNNNNNNNNNNNNNNNNNNNNNNNNNNNNNNNNNNNNNNNNNNNNNNNNNNNNNNNNNNNNNNNNNNNNNNNNNNNNNNNNNNNNNNNNNNNNNNNNNNNNNNNNNNNNNNNNNNNNNNNNNNNNNNNNNNNNNNNNNNNNNNNNNNNNNNNNNNNNNNNNNNNNNNNNNNNNNNNNNNNNNNNNNNNNNNNNNNNNNNNNNNNNNNNNNNNNNNNNNNNNNNNNNNNNNNNNNNNNNNNNNNNNNNNNNNNNNNNNNNNNNNNNNNNNNNNNNNNNNNNNNNNNNNNNNNNNNNNNNNNNNNNNNtggaaaaacgagaccctttcaacccaaacagattataccacgacgatccttgcgaaaaactctacaagttagcctcaagaatgactcaaaacggacctaagatgatcaagatctcacatttcaaaattcaacaacaattcaatccggaaatcaccctagcagtggctaaaatcgattccttacctcaaacgaagcctcccctcgcgtttctaagatcaccgctagattccccacgaaattctcttgaagttagccttttgaagcacctaatttggattcaaaatgaaggagaaatcttatgttgaagttgagggaaaaaaatggacgaacatcgtcctaaaatctggaaatttccagatttccattgctgccacgtggcgtcgcatggctctgccacgtcaccgccgcgttaaaattctacaacccttcaaacttaaatttcgatgttttggactcgttcggagtcgaaAAAATACAAACCATATTTGGAATCtaattggaaatgatatttctgactcaacggtgaaggcggaatttccatttggagatcgcttcgatgaaaagtgggtcccacacccagtatcgttttgagccagattccacaactgccatctaaagcctcgggaagtgaacaaagggtcgttctagaccaaaatcgatcttccgaagctaacctagctgtcagaattttcatctgagcacgtcttccaagaaggttgaccaaagtcaacttttcaagttataaaaaaatctccaaaacagagaaacgggcctaaaacccaaacgaacgaccaggcgaccgaacagtcagtgccagcaagtcataaatgacttggggtcgctacaggaatgctctaaacgagggaaagaattctttaatttacaaaaaaatgacctggagggtcattacactagTGGTGCCAAGTTAGTAACTCCCCGACAAGGTTTGTCATCGTCAACATATTTTGTTGCAATCTTAAGTGATCATTTGGTGAGttctaatattaaaaaattggcTTCTCTTACACCTATTAACACTAGCAAACAACTACAATTTGGTGGTAGTAGTCCTTTGTCTCCAAATAAATTTGCTAATCTAGATGATGAGGACATCTATGAGGAAggtgaggaagaggaagaggaagaggaaatgtTGGATTATTGTTTTGCAATTGCAGCTAGGAATGCTGATATTTCTCCTAGGCAACAATGCAACAACAAAACGAAGCATGGAAGAAAGCATAGTTGGGATGGTAAAGTGAATGAGGAGTTTGTTCCAAGGCACCTACCGATGCGACTGGCGAAACAGAATCATATGATAGTGTCAACAACTTTAACAAGATCCAATAAAGCCAAGAAGTGATGAACTATCAAGTGTTATTGGAcggatttgaagaagaagacaagagaaaCATACTTCAAGTTCCTTTAGAAGGCCAATCTATCTTTTTTAGTTCAtacatttgtaaaagaaagtttgaggttgataactcaactttctccttggcttttatgattttttattacttaaaaatCCTCACTTGTAATATTATCATAGAGTGTATTATAAACTTTATGATGATCATAGAATATCTAGTGCTCTCTAGCTTGTATTTTCCTCATGGTTGTTAATTAGTAGAGGATAGGTATCTCATTAGGATTGGTAAGGTAAGGCCCAGCCTCCCTTGCTTGTACTTATTCctattgagaattttttatgtttattattaataaaaatccaCTAGATGATTGTCTAGTGGTATAAATTTGctcaaaaaaaaagggaaaaagctcaaatttgtcatcgaactttgagaaaaaactcatttatactatccgttaaaagtttggctcatctatgttattttcgtttgagaaaaggctAATCCATGCCATTATGGGTTAACTAAAAATCCATCTAATTTTGCAAAATCAATTTTTCCACGTGGTGAACGATGATTCAGCCACATCAttaacttttataaaaaaatcagcCTAATTTCTTAAACCcatttgaattatttaaaaaaaaaaacaattcataaacattttctaataaaaaaacaatcatcattagaaaaattatgtgtttaaaaagaaaaagaatatatacTTATTTGGAAAAACtacatttttgacttattaagTAACAAATAAGAACATTTGGACCAAACTATTGAAAGCAAGTACTTTTTTTTAGATCAATCTATTAActgatgacatttttttttatagtttaaggacatttttacccctttttcattttattttttaatcaagaatgacaaaattttgtatttatagatTTTAAGTACAAATTTCTTATTTAACCCTTAATGACATATCTCCAGATTTGTTTGCAAAGAAGTCTTTGTTGTCTATAGCATCGGCAGTTAGGAAACCAATAGCTATAGATAAAGCTACTCAAATCAAGTCAAGACCTAGCACAGCTAGGGTCAAGGTTATACTTGAtctaatagaaaagcttccaaatCGTATAAGATTGCAGTTTGTGGATGGAAAATCTGGTAAGTTGATGGAGGTTTTTCAGGAGATTGTATATGATAATCTACCTTTGTATTGCAATTATTGTAAGCACCAAGGTCATGATGAAGATAGTTGTCGTTTGATCtcaaaaagaaatcaaaataacaaacaaattgatgATACCATTGAAGTTGCTACAAAAGGTACTATTGATAGTGAAAAGTATAAAGTTGATGCAAGAGAAAtactaaatgaaaaaagaaacgCTATAGATATCAATCAAAGTAAAGCTACTTCTTTAGATCGGCAGTTGGTTGATGTCCCTTCTGAGCAAAATCGTGCACACTCAATGGATGTTGTTACAAGTAATATTGGTGTTCAAACAACGACCGAAAACAAAAAGGGAACGccaagagttggggttgatgTGCCGCAAGTTGGTTCAGGCAAAAAAATAATGGATTCAGGACGCAAACTAATGGATACATCTGATgttgaagatgctgaaaattCTGGGCAGCATGTTTTGCAAGTTGAAACCAAGAATGCAACTAAAAATTGGACACTGGTTGCACACAAAAATTCAACTAGTAATCGGAGCCTTTCCCCGACTAGTCAAAATAATTCTCCATGTAGTGAAAAGGGTGCGACTGGAAATTTTTATGACAGTGAGAAGAGGCAAGATATTAGTAATGCCTCAAGAGACCTATTATGTTCAAATAACTTTGATGCTTTATCGAACACTACTGGACAACAAGTAAAGTTAATAGAGAATGCCAACGATTTGATCCAAGAAAAGCAGGTCTCACCACCTACTTTGAATAGCAAATTAAGTCCAGAAGCTCCCGTATTGGTGCCTAAATGTGTGATTGCAAAGAAGAATGAGTCAAGGGTCTTAGTgtcaaatacaattgatttgggCGAGGATTTTCTTGATGAAAATGAGGAAGACAATATGCTTGATTTTGGCAAGGAttctcttgatgaagatgaggaagatATGCTGGACATGTGCTTTGATAGAGTGGCTAGGGAAGGAGATATATCACCTAGGcaacaaagaagtggaagcaaACAGAAGCAAAAAGAAGACACATGGAAGGCAACATAGTTGGGACGGTAAAATGACTAAGGAGTTTGTTCCAAGGCACCTACCGATGCGACAGGCAAAGCAGAACCATTTGACAATATCAATAGGTTCAACAAGATCCAATAAATCCTTAAAGAAAGTATGAATTATCAAGTGTTGTTGGataggtttgaagaagaagacaagagaaaaatacttcaagttacttttgatgggcaatcaatcttttttaattcatgtGTTTGCAATAGATAGTTTGAGATtgataactcaactttcttcttgattggcatatttttacattatttaagcatcctcatttgtaatatcatcatggagtgtattacaaactctgtggtgatcagaaaatacttagttctctctagctcttcatgcttgttaggtAGTAGACACTTCATTaggattagtaaggtaaggCCTAGCCCCCCTTGCTTGCCCTTAtccctattgatattttttatgtttaataaaaggCCACTAGACACTATCTAGTGGTAAATTTgcggaaaaaaaaaatgcatctaACCCTAGGTTcttttatttgagtttttattataaaacatgaaataaactaaaaaaggaaataaatgatacaaaaaaaaaacatattttcatgatatatatatagacattgAAGAAATGTTAATATGTACCTAAACACAAATTCTAATTCCTTCCTAACTCAGTTGACTTATGAATATAATTAAGATTTTACATCATGTTTTAACATGTTTAGTAAGTTAATGATTGTCAGCCAGCCCACACTCTTTCAATCAATTGAAAAACTTACTTACTCTTTACATAGAGTGGATAGTGGATGCATacaagtattattttattaatcattcTGCACTTCACTAGTACTATAAATATTTCAAACTCTGTGCAAATATAAACCACACCAATAATGGCTTTGATCTCAAGCTTCTGCATCTTTGTTTTGGTTGCACATTTTGCCACCCCAGTTGTGTGCCATAAAAGATCTCATCAAGCTGCCCTTTTCGTGTTCGGTGATTCAATTTTTGATCCTGGAAATAATAATTACATCAACACCATTGCTAGCTTCCAAGCAAACTATTTGCCGTATGGAGAATCATTCTTCAAGTACCCTACTGGCAGGACCTCCAATGGACGCCTCATTCCTGATTTTATCGGTAAATTTAATCGCGTTTAGGTCAATTCTTTGAAAAAGTATTTAATTGTGGGAGGTAGTTTATGTCCAGTAAAATAATCAACTTATGCTCAAGCTGACCCGAACACATGGGTGAAGAATTTGATTTCTGGTTGTATTTTGCAGCTGAATATGCTAATTTGCCATTAATTCCGCCGTATTTTCAAATTGGGAAGAAACATTTCATTCATGGAGTGAATTTTGCTTCAGCCGGTTCTGGTTGTTTGGCTGAAACCGCACATGGCTTTGTAAGTCTTGTTTCAATTTGATAGTTAGATCAATATTAGGtggaattttttaatttatttttaaatgttggTTTCCATTTGACAGGTTATAGATCTTCAAACACagttgaaatatttcaaaaacgTCGCAAAACtgttgaagaagaaagtggGGAGAAGAAAGACCAAACAGATCCTCTCAAAtgctatatatatttttagcacTGCCAATAATGATATATTTGCCTCTTTATCAGCAAATTCGACTTTTCCATATTCTGATAGAGAATATCAACATATGATTATGGGGAATTTGACTTCTGTATGGAAGGTAATCAACTTAACTCATCtttccaatttattttgttgaataGTAGTTTGGCTAaataagttatacataattcttTGTACTTTGCTTAAAGAGACAAGAATCAAAAAAACACGTGGACTATCATTTTTTCATAACTCACACCTTAATTATTGGTTATTACCTTTTTCTAATTGAACTATCACTATCTATCAATGCAACAGGGGATTTACAAGGAAGGAGGAAGAAAGTTTGTGATGCTTAATTTGGGTCCATTAGGTTGTCTCCCTTCTGTTAGGCTTCTCAACCTTCAAATTGGAGTTGCAAATGGAAGTTGCATGGAGAAGGCCACCAACAAGGCGAAAATGTTTAATTCAGCTCTCCCAAAAATACTCAAAAAACTAGAGAAGCAATTGCCTGGATTTAAGTATACAATATTCAACTTCTTCAAAGTATTTGCAGATAGCATTCATAATCCAACAAAATATGGTATGTTCTATCTCATTGAAGTCAAAATCAAGTATTTTAATGTTCCATTATATATTGTGCACTGTTGATTTATGTAAGAATAGCTGTTTTACCAAGAAGTACCAATATGAATTGGTGGACTGGTATGTCCTCCTTCATTCTTAACCAGATGTCTTGGGTTCGAGCATTTGGGTATGGAGTTTTCTTTGTTAAAAGGAGTTTTACCCTCAATGTAGGACTCCATGTGAGAATCTGGATTTAGTTGGACTCCATTGCAGGTATCAGATATGGACTgagaaacattaaaaaaaaagtagaagaaagAACCAGAATTGATCATAAAGGAGAATCTTAATAGCTCAACTGATTGATTATCTAAATTTTCACCTTGTTGGTAAGGGTTTGATTCCCCATATTGTAATCTCGCTTGCCTTTTAAAAGAGAATTGATCAATAGATTTCTCgaaacaaacaaaaaggaaatggaAAGATATAACAGAAAATCATGTATATGAGTTGTTTTCTTGTCTGTCTTTAATATTCAGTTTAAACACTCAAACAGCAATTTCATCGCTCTGCTAACAAAGTAGTATGTTGATGTAAAGAATTCTTCTTCAGTCTTAATTTACTTGTGATTTTGTTCTGTTTTGTTTAGGTTTTAAGATATCAAAGACGGCTTGTTGTGGAACAGGTCCGTTTCGAGGGATTCTTAGTTGTGGAGGGAAGAGGCAGGTAAAAGAGTACGAGTTATGTAACAATGTGAAAGATTACTTGTTTTTTGACTCCTCTCATCCCTCTGAGCAAGCCTACCAAAAATACTCGGAATTACTGTGGAATGGAACTCCAGATGTTGTAGCACCTTACAACCTAAAGTCCTTTTTTGAACTTTCAACATAGCCAATCTTTAGATttgatgttattacttcataTCTCAGTTGAGAAATAAGTTGGAATAAATGCAATGTTCATTTGATTGAGGTCAATAAAAAAATACCTCTGTCTACAACGACTTTTCTTTCTCTGTTTTCATCCATTATTGGACCTTAAGAAGATGAACGCGAATGTAGATTATAGTTATTGAGATCAAGGTATACTCTGAAATACGAAATCAATGTAAATATATGTGTGTCTGAGTTACTCAcctgaaagaaaagcaagaaaatGCTAGACTGGGAGTTAGATGTTATTCATCATGAAAAGATACAAAGAAACTTCTCCATGTGTTTGGTACTTCATTTTATAATACTAATAACTCTAAAGAAACAGGACAACTAATCGGGACAGGTGGGAATAGTAATTTGTATTAAATCAAATAATCTTCGGGAATGTGGtgtcaagtgtttggttcaactgaatttttttaaagattttacaTCATGTTTGCTAAGTTAATGATTGTCAGCCAGCACACGCTGGGCCACCTGAGTGTGtacatattattttgttttaatacaGTGGCCCTGGggtctttgatttttttttttaagaaaaaaaactttttcaatCAATTGGTATGTGGGGGTTCGTGGGTTTAGACGAAATCAGTAGCTTTTTTGTAGACGTTGTAtttgtactagaaaattaattaaatatatatgtatattaatttgtgaatccctaacaaaattgattgacgCTAAACTCTTAATCCTGACTCCGGCTTTGCAAAcaggtattttttttat is part of the Solanum stenotomum isolate F172 chromosome 8, ASM1918654v1, whole genome shotgun sequence genome and encodes:
- the LOC125872128 gene encoding GDSL esterase/lipase 2-like → MALISSFCIFVLVAHFATPVVCHKRSHQAALFVFGDSIFDPGNNNYINTIASFQANYLPYGESFFKYPTGRTSNGRLIPDFIAEYANLPLIPPYFQIGKKHFIHGVNFASAGSGCLAETAHGFVIDLQTQLKYFKNVAKLLKKKVGRRKTKQILSNAIYIFSTANNDIFASLSANSTFPYSDREYQHMIMGNLTSVWKGIYKEGGRKFVMLNLGPLGCLPSVRLLNLQIGVANGSCMEKATNKAKMFNSALPKILKKLEKQLPGFKYTIFNFFKVFADSIHNPTKYGFKISKTACCGTGPFRGILSCGGKRQVKEYELCNNVKDYLFFDSSHPSEQAYQKYSELLWNGTPDVVAPYNLKSFFELST